The sequence below is a genomic window from Silene latifolia isolate original U9 population chromosome 7, ASM4854445v1, whole genome shotgun sequence.
ttggataaatttgagagaagtttcgaagacaaggatcgatctttcaagggatgagattagattgttttagatcatgtgtgtgaatagggaggaaaaataggggtctgcgtgaaggcttttgtttcaaatgagaagatgggggcaagactattgttatagggggatgtcataagcagccccagtcatgtagtattgcgttggaatttggttcacattcaaaggtacgtctatagtttgaccgggaaatataacatttaactacctgtaaatgtttttacgtaactaccatttgacccaacaatgattaaattatggttgttattctaaagaaggagatttgttgcatcattgagttgattatgcaaagtagatattattgttttccttgaccaattgaaaaacaaataggtattaatgaacaaaatctaaaaactcccagtcccaagtatcatatatataaacttcatattggttttattttcctaaaaaacaacattgtcgagagcaagggttagtttctattagatggtggatttttctagaagtaggggtttagtttttcacttgattGGATAAATatgagataagtttcggagacaatgatcgatctttcaagtttcaagggatgagattgttttagatcatgtgtgtgaatagggaataAAAATGGGGGTCTGCGTGAAATATTTTgattcaaatgagaagatgggggtcaagactattgctatagagaggggggtcataagcagccctaggcatgtagtattgcgtcggaatttggttcatattcaaacgtacttctatagtttgaccgggagatataacattctaactacctttaaatgtttttacataattacaatttgatccagcaatgattaaactatggttgttattcgaaagaaggagatttgttgcatcattgagttgattatgcagagtagatattattgttttccttgaccaattgaaaaacaaacaggtattaatgaacaaattttaaaaactatcagtccaagtatcatatatataaacttcatattggttttattttcctaaaaaaagtattttattaatcaaacactcttttattcttatgtcaatattatgttaacgggaattatttgttggtcatgcggcatacataaaatcttagacatgcacgatgtactatatgtctatattccattttattgtgaaatttatcacatattattttaatatccgtgcaacgcacgggcaagaaaactagtcgAGTACTATTCAGATACTCATATCGGGTGTTCGGTCAGTAATCAATTCAAATATTTTCGATCGATATATGGGCTTCGGGTTTATTTTGGCAAGACTGCCAAAAGTCCAAAAGACAACATCATTCGATAATCAAGAAGCCCAGGCCCAAACAAACGAACATCTACTcctgaaaatcaaatcaaacaactCCATCTAATCtcctttcatcatttcatcaAATTCTAGGGTTTCCATCTCCCCAGATCCCCAAATCATCACCTTCATCAACAACAATGGCGTTCAGAAGCATAATCAACGAACTACGCGGAGTGAAGGTGAAGGAAGTACCGGAGAAATTGAAGCCATACTTAACATTGACCTTCATCAAGGAATCCATAGCCAAAGGAATCGATAATTACCATGCTAAATACATCGTTACTAACTCAGCTCAACCTCTCTTTCATGTCTGTTATGGCGGTATGATCTTCTCTTACCTTGTCGCTCTTCCCGAGGAACGTCGTCATCTCGCTCACCAGGAAGAGCACGCTAAGCACGCCGCCGCTGCTCATTGATCTTTCTCAggtgattttattttattttattttatttgatttgaATTATTTTTTGAATTTGAGTTTGTTAGGTTGATTTTGAATTAGTTGTTGGCGAAATGTGAGATGTGTTTGTGGATTGTATCCGTTTTGATCCGTATCGATTTTGATTTGCGTTTGACCATTTGTGCATCTGTTATGTTTGGAATGGAATTAATAAAATGGCATTTGACCCAATTCCCTTTGATTTGTAGTTTGAATTTGAATTTGTTAGGTTGATCTAGAATTAGTTGTTGGTGAAATGTGCGGTGTGTGTGGATTGTATTGTTTTCGATACCATGCCGATTTTGATTTGTATTTGACCATTTGTTGATCCGTTATGACGGATTGTGTTAGAAGGGATTAGTAAGTTGACATTTGATGCTATTCCCTCCTCGCAGTTTTCATATTGGAATTAGTTGTTGGTGAAAGTTTTGTGGATTGTATCCTTTCCGATTCCGTGTAGATTTTGATCTGCGTTTGACAATTTGTGCATCTGTTATGATGGGAGGATTTAGCAGGGATTAGTAAGTTTACATTTTGATGTGATTCCCTCGTCGCAGTtttcgttttgggttattggatAAAGTTTAAACTTTAAACTTTAGAGTGACATTTGTGCATCTGTTAGGAAGGATTTTAGTTGGGATTACGGAATTGGCAATTGATGCAATTCTCGTAGCAGTTTTTCTTTTGGGTCATTTAGAAACAATCTATTTTGTGTTGATGACATTTAGGTAAGGCTATGTATATTTGACCGTCATACCCTTCAATTTACGAAACTAACAGGAGCCTGCGGCGGTGCTGACGTGGTGTGGTTGTAGTTTGTTGGGTTTTTAATATGGATAAGGAATGCTGCCCATGACTTTTGAAATTGTTGGCTGCCAAATTTGCATGAGTGTGTGTCTGTGTGTGCATATTCATTATGTGTTAGTGTTCTTATCATGGTGGTTGATTCTGGTGTGATagaaaaatattaaaattttTGAACATCAAACAGTGATCTTATCACCAAAATTTGTGCACATATGACATATGTTGTCATTTTTCTACGTGGTGTTTCATTGCTTTTAATCTGGTTATGGTTGTTTTTTTAGTTATGCTAAGTTGTGGTGCTTTGAAAATAGGATTATATCTGGGGTAGATTACAAGAACTGAAAATAATCTGTTTCTTGgcatcatttaaaaaaaaaatatttttgtaTAACTGAGTTCATTGTCCTGGTCTTgttgtttaattaatttttgCACACTAATAGGTGCTATCTTACTCAGACTTGGTTCGAAGGGTCGGAGTAATTTTTGCACACCACTTAGCCATACCCCATTTTCTCCTTATCTCTACACCTACACCTCATCTGATCACTTACtcactcacttattatcatgttgGCAAGAAAAACTGAAAAGTGGGGAGGGTTAAAGTATTTGGGATGCAGCTTGCAACTTTGTTGCTGGTGTAGGGGTTGTGCAAATTGGATAAAGTGAAAGATAAGGTTGAATTTTAGTTTCTTTCTTTGGTTTTTGTGCCTAAATCAAAGGTAATAGATGATCGGATGGAGGGATTTATCGGGTAAAATAAGTATAGCTTCTGTTGTAGCTTGTTGTAGCATTATGCTGTGAGAATCGATCAGGGCCTTTGAATGTTGCATTCTTCGCATTTGAATAAATAACGCAACCCGAGGAGGTGTATTGGGTTGCTGACTTGCTGCAGATTCCCTATAATTCTATGGTGGATACAAGAAGCATGGGTTTTGTGCATCTGTTACGATGgaatgatttagaaaggattTCTAAGTTGATGTGATTCCCTTGTCCCAGCTTTCATTTTGCGTTATCTAGAAACAGTTTGATAATTACATTAATGCATCTGTTATGAGGGAATAATTTGTTTGGGCTTACTGAAATGGCGTTGTCGCAGTTTTCTTTTAGGGGTCATTTTGAAACAATCTGTT
It includes:
- the LOC141591578 gene encoding uncharacterized protein LOC141591578 — translated: MAFRSIINELRGVKVKEVPEKLKPYLTLTFIKESIAKGIDNYHAKYIVTNSAQPLFHVCYGGMIFSYLVALPEERRHLAHQEEHAKHAAAAH